gggcggctggtcaagtagtcccggtgggcgggggcttcgtcatgtagtcacaggctcctgggccgcctccggtgctgtaatcacgcccctccgggcgtgttgtaaagcggctcctggtgacgtcactcggggggccggcattgcacgtcggccacgccgacgtctttactaagctgcgcgtgcgcagtacagtgggtgaagccgctgctatactacgccgcgcaagcgcagtacagcagcgtcttctcaggctgcactgcgcatgcgcagcttagtaaagacgtcggcgtggccgacgtgcaatgccggcccccccgagtgacgtcaccaggagccgctttacaacacgcccggaggggcgtgattacagcaccggaggcggcccaggagcctgtgactacatgacgaagcccccgcccaccgggactacttgaccagccgcccgcccaccttgactacttacatggtaatttgcatacagcgcgggacactattaaactaactttgcgggctgaatgttcatgggacggaggggacagggggatggttaggaagcgtgctggctgatgtaccagcacgtttccttatctttatggccaatttgtgtgtgattggttccctttaaaagctacatGTGGACTGTCAAGTGTTGTgtgttcttattttttttattttactgaaatTCAATAGTAGATAGTGCCATGCTGAAAAGCCCCCTCACATGGGCCAAGTTAGTCCTGATGAGAagcgctgatctcattgatcggtACTCCTTTATTGAGCCCCCACACAGCTCCACTGGAGTGCAGGCCGGGCTGCACCAACAACTGCTGGACTGTTCTTGTGGTTTCAGTCACATTTTCTACTgcatgtgggaacatggccttactgcaGACTTCTGACTGGTAAGGGGTGCTGCTTCGGGGGCCAGAGAGACATGAGCATAGTACATGCACATTACAGCCTGACCTCGTTTCAGCTCTAAATTTGGGTCATCATGTGCATGTAATATGCTTGTGTGTAAGGGttaagaaaaagcacagctaatttcttgcaaccacaccaccacccctgccctcaggttgtgtgtagtattacaacaaggctccgttcacatcagtggaactgagcagcaaaaccacaCTCAAACAAAGgaaaagagtggtgcagtttctgaaaaaaagcggccatgtttttgtgaatTGTAGGAATGCCAAGCCATAGTGCACTAGTATCCACTCCTATGTTTGCAGTGGGGCGAGCATAATAGTGTCTCCCTCCGCTATTATAAAAGAATGTCTATAGACTCCGGAGGCTTAGCTGTTCTCAACAGGTGCCATAAGTTCTGTCCAGCCATGAATAGCTCAGGGTAAAAATAGCTATAAAATACACGTGACCCTTTCTTCCCTCCTACatatttattactgtaaatttgacTTCTCTCCTAATGGTGCAGTGTATCTTGTGTTCTGTCTTGCAGAATGGCATACCCATACTCTTCATCAGGGTTCCCGGGATATCCAGGCTATCCAGTAAGTGTTATCACTGTCAGCATACAATACCTCTGATCAGTATGAATGTTTCTGCATGCGATATTTGATATACCCCAAAGGCAAATCTCTTTGCATACATGTAAAATACTTAAAACAAGGTAAAATCCAATATTATGCAAATAACCgtatatataactatacaaaGCTAACCAGGCCGAGTGACAATTTTTAGCCTGCCCTACCGCACCCACCCTCATCCCAACTAGTTTTATTTCTGTCATTTTGTTTTACTTCGTATTTTGCATGGAAGCTCTCAATAAGACACCACACACCATTTTACTGTATTCTACACCAAACTGTGCGTCATCTTTACAAGCCATGTGCTGCAAGATCACTACAGGCATCAATGAAACTGCTCTACATCTATGGCACCTTTATAGGGAGtgtgcacacaatgtagaaaCAGCCATTGTAAATTAAATTGCATttaagtctatggacaacggccCAAAATAATTGAAATGAACATTACTTCAACGACCGGAGTCaaacaatacattgtgtgaaagaaCGCCTGTTTGGATCATCTTccatgcaaatcattgcattatgaaaagaatggctgttgtgtaaattgaaaacaacggcctttCTTTTCATAACaagtaagttgtgtgaacatagccttaaagtgtacctgtcattagaacaaacttctgacatgttaaaTCCAAATGTCAGAAGTGGGcttctgggtgctgagacccctgctcATCGCTTAGAAGGAAGGGGCAGAAGCTCTTAGCACCATGTGCTCTGCCCCGTAATCTCTGCTCTCACTGTTAATGTTGCAATTGACTGCATTATAATGAAGCCTATGGAACTTTCGGTAGACACCATGGTGGGAAGTTCCATGGGCTTAGTTATAATTCTGTCAATTGCAACATTAGCGATCGGCAGTGGTCTCCGTACCCGGGCCCCACTGATGCAAACTTCTGACGTGGCTATAATATTCTAATgttctaatgacaggtatgcGTTAAAATTATGTCCCTAAAATTTTACTGAATGGGAATTACCACCTGCTTTTTAGAGGGAAAACTGTTCTGAAAAAAACAGCTTTTTCTGGGGTGGATTCAGATTAGGTGTttggaaaccaaaaaaaaaaaaagtagggtttccaacccccctcccctcccctcaggTCATTTTCAACTCTTTTAGCAGTGTTGCAAAATAGCAGCAGgcagtgagtttttttttttgtttttttttgttttttttttccttcctcgaAGAAGCgggaaaatggcagaaaaaaacgtCAGGTCTATGTGCATATTGCCGTTTTATCCCCAGTTCTTTAATAGAAACCCCAGGATGAGAAACTTACAGGacttgtaattaaaaaaaaaaataaaaaaaaacaccagagatAATACAGTCTATATTAATTTACACTAAAATAGGAACACCAGAaaaagctgctgtcagtttttTGTGACATTTTAAATGACTAAAAAGTGTTTTTGAGTTGTAAAGTAGCCTGAAATGCTGTGTAAGAACAAATTAATCACATCCATAGATAAATAAAAGCCCTTATTTCCTGTCGATTGTCCTTTTTACTTACCTACATGTTggtggttttttttaaaaaaaatttttgctttACTTTTCTGTTCATAGGGAGGTGATCCTTCATATCCCCCTGCTGGACAGCAAGCGTACCCTGGTGGGCAGTATCCTCCTGGAGGGGCCTTCCCACCTGCAGCTGGTGGAGGATACCCTTCAGCCGGAGGTTTCCCGGCACCTGGAGGCTTTCCTGGTGCAATGCCATCGTATCCTGGAGGCACGTTTTTAAGATTTCTATCAAATTTGGCAAGTTTGcctatttactagagatgagtgaacctcgcgcatgctcgagtccatccgaacccgatcattcggcatttgattagcagtggctcctgaagttggataaagccctaaggctatgtggaaaacatggatatagtcattggctgtatccatgtttttcagacaaccttagagctttatccaacttcagcagccaccgctaatcaaatgccgaacaatcgggttcggatggacttgagcatgctcgaggttcactcatctctactatttaCTAATAAACATCAGAATTGGTACAAATGCGATACACCCTATTTAATGTGGTGTCATCTGGTAGTTTGCACAGCATAAATAGAAGTTGTAGAGGTTTTAATATACTTGTGTTCTTTTATTCTGCTCTGTAATACCATATTTGCTTTAATAGAGATTTAGGTGTGACTGTCTAATTTGCAGGTCCATGAACTATCTAAATGGATAATAATGGTCAACAAACTAAAATTGTAAAATgtagtttttgtttttctgttttattaATATTGCTTCATGCTGTTTTAATTTAATATAATTTCCTTTTTCCCTATAGCTCCTGGATTTGGCGCACCAGGTCAAGCACCAGGATATGGAGCCCCTCCAGGTGCCCCAGGTTATGGTGCACCACAAGGTGCTCCTGGGTATGGCGGGCCTGGTTTTGGGGCTCCAGCAGCTGGAGGATATGGAGCTCCAGCAGCTGGAGGATTTGGCGCACCTCCAGCTGGTGGTTATGGAGCACCTCCAGGTGGAGGCTATGGAGCACCTCAAGGTGGTGCTCCAGGCTATGGAGGATACCAGCAACCTTCTGCTCAGACTTATGGAGGAGGAGCACCAGGTCAAGCCCCAGGCCAAGCACCAGGTTGGTGGATTTTAACTAGGCTTATGGTTGCTGTATTAGTTGATCATAATACagatgtgtgcatgaggcctgaTGGTGTCTCTCAGATGTGATAATCTAACCCCAGACATTAATATCCTTTTGTGTTACAGAAAAAAAGTGTATTTGTGGTTTTGTGCTGATTCAGAAAAGAAAAATCATTTCTATAGCTGACCATATAATTCCGGCAACACTCGGGTTCTATGCAGggtcataaaaagaaaaaactgtagtCAGATGACTCTGGCAGCAGGCTAGCTTCCTGAGAGAAAAAAGGACACTGAAATCTCCAAATCTTGCCTCGATATCTGGCATCAGGGAAAGGGATAGGAGTCATATGCATTATGTGGTCAGCCAACATTGGCATGTTAGGATGACTTTTCTTAAATGTGTATGGTCAATGTATCTCTAAACTCTTCATATAAGTAATGTATATTTAAAATTTGggtccacaataaaaaaaataataataatttccgcTTACATTCTGCACCTGACAGAATTTTTAGTTGCCCCTACTTTAGAGGGTCAGCAAACTCCAGGTTTAGGTTATAAAATGCTGCATGTTTCTTGAATGATGTGTGGAGCCAGGACAGCCCATGTTACAGGAGGTGTAGACGTTTCCCAGCAGAGCAGTCACAGTAGGCTCTGTCTGTCTGATCATGAATAATTCACAACAACCTCTGGCTGGAGATATAGGACGGCAGGTAAGAGGAAGAGAATCCTTATCTTCAGAGTGACAGGGCCAGAGTAGGTTGAGTTACATTATTGTAGCTTTTGATGGGTTATTTAAACAATCCACAAATATTCCAATTCTTGCTTACTCTTTGAAACATCTCTGATTTTGGCTGCCTTTGATTTGTAGGTGGATATCCATCAGGACCAGCCCCCGGACAGCAGCCCACCGTATGTATTTCTTATGCTATTAGTTCATAATTCAAgtacaaatataaaatatattatagtatatttattATATTCTCTAGATAGAGAAGTGTTTGAAACGTTGCTGCTCTGTTACATTTGTAATACCTGAGATTGTCAGACCTTGTAAACTGTAGATAACTCTTTTTATTGCATATTGTAGGTTAGTGCTCAGTATCAGGTATGTGATGCATTGCAGCACCTTGCTTTGTATTATTAAGGCATAATGTGGCAGAGCATGCATTTTTAtccctttttattaacatttgaaAACAGTTGCTTCACCATTTTTGCTTATTTTGTAAACTTTCCTTTGCTGGACTAATACCCTGCTAATATATATCTGCTTTTATAAATACTCGGAGCTGTACAAAAAACtaatgaaatcaaagtatttGTATGTGCCCCTAATTTTTCCTTatatctccttcattgtctccgTGACTACTCTACGCTGTTATGCACTATGTGGTGTAGAGCCTGTCGGAGCAAGGTGACTGCATGCGTGTGTACTGGTTTCCTGAAAATATGTAGACTATTCAGCTGCATGCTTGGTTTTGTGTGCTCCACATTGCCCATGCAGTTTTATCCTGtgtgtttttcaccattttcttGGAAAGTTGGCATGCTGTATTGTCTTGCGTGTTGGAAATGATCACAGGATATATAGTACTAGGACTTTTTAGTATGATAGGCAGTCGcagaaacacaagaaaaaaacatTGCTGACAGTGATGCTGGTTAATGATAATGCAGCACATAACAGCATTGTACAATACATTAATCTCAGGAAAGGGAAAACTACTCCCTGATGGAACATGTCCACACGCCATAAACTGCCCATAGGGGGTTATATTATACAGCTCCAAAATGTTATGTTTTAGCACTCTGATTATGACCCAAATTGGAGAGGagaggtgctatttctggaagaaagcggccatgtttttctaaacctggataatacCACACAATTATCGGATTCGCAGATCCCACTACCTGTCAAGATAGTGttggtttaaaggacaactccggcgggaccccccccccccccccaaaaaaaaaaaaaaaaaaacacaccatactccccatccctccggtgacgatcgccactccattcgcccgcctcactgtcacctgcatcctccatccagcgatgtctcttgcttccgggtccatgagagagaaaaggctgccagtgcgcttgcgcaccggcagccttttcattggctggagcgcatcacatggcttccagcaagctcagccaatcagggcatgtgcaccagcagccttttctctcccattcactctcaatggagacgccgaagaggaagaagacccggaccgcctcccagctctgacgtcaccagtcaccagatgctgcccgggagaagaggaccgtgacgaccgtaataggtaatgtatacattctttaacttcgggggtcggaaagtgggggaagggggccagaccgggtatttaaccacattacaaatttatataactttgtaatgtgtgttaaataagcaaaaaaaaaaatttcgtcggagttgtcctttaataaatgtGTTGATTCTATCGCTTTTTAAAGGGACACAACCGcttttcagttttaggctatgttcacactgcgtatgattccgtccgtagtgcaaaccgcaaatttacgcacgtagttttgaggttgatgcgttcgcttgaaagtatacaatatacgcccgcacagtgcacactacgtatgagcttacggccgcatcgtatacggcgctgtgaaaaatgaacaagaccattgtttgaggacggaaatgttgaaactcacggccgtggatttacatgcggtcccgtacaaagtacttatttcagccaaattgaacttgatttttcgatccaaaaggttctgtgtggtttactgggctgggcgaagatttccaagtaaatgacctgcctcagatcgcttcgaaacaagctaggaagcataactgtactacgggcgtatgttcgcggttcgtacgcatccgggcgcatgtctatttttcccacgcccatagtttcagacgcacatgtacggcagcgtacgatctacggacggaatcatacgcagtgtgaacatagcctaaaagcacaAAATAAGGGTGAACCGGTTGTCCCACAAACTTCTGTATGCATTTTTACAGGTAGACATGCTTTTTGATGAAATGATATAAGAAGAATTAGGCACCCAGTAACAATAGTGTATTATAATCTATGAATGAAGCAGATTTTAGGGTTTGTATCATTAACTGCTTTTTTATTGGGACACATTCATATTAAAAGGTAtggattaaaaaatgtaaactccGCTAACTTCACCCAAAACAGTGGCCCATTGTGTGTGTGGTGGTTACAGCTGGGCTCTATtcatgagctgcaataccatgctGAACTCGTGGGCAGGTGTGGTGCTCTTTTTGGAGCAAAGTGTCAAAAATAAAAACAGTTGATAGGGGCAAATCCTATAAACCTaagctcacactgcgtttttgctgtccgttcaACGTATTTGTTTCatgggaaaaaacggatgcagttgtttGCCATCCGTcaggatccgttttttcattgacttgcaTTAGAAATAATAATCTGATCATAACTCATCAGTTAAACGCAGGGTAAACCTAGACTAATGTTTGATGCGTGTGCTGTCAGTGGCTCCATAAATAACATTGGTAGTTCCCAATACAAGACCTTATATTAGAAAgatgtgtttaaagggaaccgtatcagcccaattgggctgatatggttcactggagcactgtataaagctcctgtgcagtcTGCAGCATGTACTggccgcagcagcagctttatacgggagaaaataaagttttatttcCCAGGCGCGCGGCAGGCGGAGTCAGGCAGGTAGTCATTTGGGTGGCTCTCTGCCCATGTggtgtagtcaccgctctctgcctgtcagggctatcggaggggatgattgacagggagcaAGGCCTGTAACAGACCTGTtaatcatcccctccgagcaccctgactggcagagagaggtGACTACACATGGGCAGGGAACTAAACACAGgtagtcccggccagtacagagtgccACGGCTCGGtgcgtccatcaatcaaatgactgctttctctgagtgctcagatgactgggacttcctgtgtttactcATCCTGAATCTGTTCCGTTCTTCCATTTCAGatatattgtctccagctcctccctctctggagacaacacatcatccccTAATGTGGCAGGATCTTGTCTCTTagctcaagccccgccccctaagTGATCTCTGGCCACTACATCCTACATCACTATCTTTCTGACATATTCtacctgatgacatcacatacAATTAGAGTGCAGTCTTCCATTTGGTGATCCATAAGTCTATAGCATTCACATTTGCCTGCTAGATATGTTTGGTCTTGTTGTTCCAGTCATGTGACATATGGTGTTCTCTTCATCACAGAGCATTATAGGACATATTGTGTAATGTTTCAATTGTTAAAATAGTCTTATCATTGACCCTATACTTACACTACTGTAATGGTTTTCCAGCCTTTTGCCTCTGCAATGACTGCCACGCAAGGGACTATTAAAGCAGCCGCAAATTTTGATGCGCTGGCTGATGCCGAAAAGCTAAGAAAGGCAATGAAGGGATTCGGTAAGGCTTTTATCATTCCTCATACATTTTGCTCGGATCCCTCCATTTTCCTGAGTAAGATCTCACTGTATGTGATTCATCCTATCTTTTTCACACAGGCACCGATGAACAAGCCATAATTGACGTTGTTGCTAACCGTTCTAATGAACAAAGGCAGAAGATTAAGGCTGCATTTAAAACCGCTTATGGGAAGGTGAGCTCAATCAGTAAAGGTTCCTATACAGATTCCTTTCGAGAAAACAGACTACTAGCCAAGTGACAGTTCTATGGGTCGTTGAAAAAAAGTGGTCAGCCAAATAAGCATATGGCCATcatctgtgtatggtgtatgtccacctttttaagggtatgttcacactgagtaaatgaggcaggcgggattccgcagcggagagttccgccatggaattctagcgcttttactcagtgtggacataccctaagagAAGTACGAGCTTCCATTATTGACTGCAAGTACAGTATGTGAAGCCTGCACCATTTGGCTTTGTTAGAGATTTATGCTTGTATTACTCATCCCAGGCAAGATTTGAATACAGGTGGGATAGAAATCAGTAATAAAATTTACTTAAGCAAGTTTTATGCAAACAAGGCAGTGATCTGGTTACTGCACCTGCTCTGCGTTTAGTTTTTATGCCATGTTAAGATCACATGTGGTGTGAATGTGAAGATCTTGCTTTGTACTCATTGTAGGGCATTAATGCAGGACATGGAGATATAATCTTACAATCTGTAAATAGCTTTATTAATTGATACTGAAATGGATGTAAATCTTCAGGACTCCACCTCCTGGCTTACATTTGTCACATAGGGGTaggagtgtatggggggggggggggggggctcagacgGGACTGGTGCTGGGAGGGGACCAGCACCAGTCCCATCCGAGTGACGCCTTAcactctaaccccccccccccctttgaattATCTGTCATCTAGAGAAACTTTCACATGTCATTTAGACATTAATGTTTAGATCCTACCCATCTGTAGATCATCACCTGAAGTGCGAACTCAATCCCAAAGCCCCCAGGTGTAATTGGCATGAGAAACTGTCTTACATGACTTGCACAGCTTGATTTTGAGTTTTGGACAAAAGGAAAGAGTCCTGGTCAAATTGCAGTGTGGGTTCAGTAAAACGGAGTGGCTTAGTGATACAAAAAGTGCATACGAATTCTGCCATAGTTTACGCCAAATTAATAGTTgatctaaacttagactagacagtccaaAAATTcaacagatttatcagacagccAGAGCCACTAAAAATTAGTTTTAGTAAATGCCTGTAGAATGCCAGGATAATGCAAAGTGTTGTGTGGTTCCCTTTTGGCAAAATTAGTGAGGCAATTCTGTGTACGAGATACCTGATAACTCCTGCAGGCTACTAACTCCATGTAGGTTCACTGATTTGTGTTTGATGGAAGTGTCTATAAAGTAAGTTGTGATTCATGTTTAATAAATTTTGTTTTTGAAGGATTTGATTAAAGATTTGAAATCTGAACTAAGTGGCCATGTGGAAGAACTAATCATCGCACTCTTCATGCCTCAAACATATTATGATGCTTGGAGTGTGTACAATGCTATGAAGGTAACACATCGCACATTAATGTACATGCAAAAGCATTTTATATAGACGATGCCTGTGTCACAGGAACATTTACTATAAGTTGCCATATACACTAAGAGATGAAGGGTATGAgctgtgtaagggtcctattccacgtgccgaggagggcccgatcaatgatgtaaacgagcggcaatctgctagatcgctgctcgtttacttgggcctattccatggcccaatgatcgttgagcgagggctgcaaggacatcgttaccgatggtccttgcagcatcatacattacctgtcaggtcttctcggcgctgtcttcatccccgggtgccgcgcgctctatcttcagaatggccggtctgctGACTGGCCaaactcggccaatcacaggctgcgggggtcccggcctgtgattggctgagcgctccatcagctgaccggcctttctgaagatagagcgtgcgggacccagggatgaagacagcgccgagaagacctgacaggtaatgtatgatgctgcagcctgtcaaatcgtcggtcgcccgccgcgcaccgctattcaaccgtagcgatgcacggtgggggaacgattattctaggtctggccctaaatgaacgatcagccgatgacacgatcatcgactgatcgttctctctatttcaccgaacgatccggccgattatcgttactgtggaatagggcc
The nucleotide sequence above comes from Dendropsophus ebraccatus isolate aDenEbr1 chromosome 8, aDenEbr1.pat, whole genome shotgun sequence. Encoded proteins:
- the ANXA7 gene encoding annexin A7 isoform X2, with translation MAYPYSSSGFPGYPGYPGGDPSYPPAGQQAYPGGQYPPGGAFPPAAGGGYPSAGGFPAPGGFPGAMPSYPGAPGFGAPGQAPGYGAPPGAPGYGAPQGAPGYGGPGFGAPAAGGYGAPAAGGFGAPPAGGYGAPPGGGYGAPQGGAPGYGGYQQPSAQTYGGGAPGQAPGQAPGGYPSGPAPGQQPTPFASAMTATQGTIKAAANFDALADAEKLRKAMKGFGTDEQAIIDVVANRSNEQRQKIKAAFKTAYGKDLIKDLKSELSGHVEELIIALFMPQTYYDAWSVYNAMKGAGTKEGVLIEILCSRTNSEIRNIVACYKTEFGRDIEKDIRSDTSGHFERLLVSMCQGNRDESQNVNMQQVEQDAQRLYQAGEGKLGTDESSFNLVLASRSFPHLKALSEAYARISKRDLLSAIGREFSGHIEDGLKAVLLCAINRPAYFAERLYKAMKGAGTKDSTLIRVVVTRSEIDLVQIKQAFVQMYQKSLSSMIAGDTSGDYRKLLLAIAGQ
- the ANXA7 gene encoding annexin A7 isoform X1; its protein translation is MAYPYSSSGFPGYPGYPGGDPSYPPAGQQAYPGGQYPPGGAFPPAAGGGYPSAGGFPAPGGFPGAMPSYPGAPGFGAPGQAPGYGAPPGAPGYGAPQGAPGYGGPGFGAPAAGGYGAPAAGGFGAPPAGGYGAPPGGGYGAPQGGAPGYGGYQQPSAQTYGGGAPGQAPGQAPGGYPSGPAPGQQPTVSAQYQPFASAMTATQGTIKAAANFDALADAEKLRKAMKGFGTDEQAIIDVVANRSNEQRQKIKAAFKTAYGKDLIKDLKSELSGHVEELIIALFMPQTYYDAWSVYNAMKGAGTKEGVLIEILCSRTNSEIRNIVACYKTEFGRDIEKDIRSDTSGHFERLLVSMCQGNRDESQNVNMQQVEQDAQRLYQAGEGKLGTDESSFNLVLASRSFPHLKALSEAYARISKRDLLSAIGREFSGHIEDGLKAVLLCAINRPAYFAERLYKAMKGAGTKDSTLIRVVVTRSEIDLVQIKQAFVQMYQKSLSSMIAGDTSGDYRKLLLAIAGQ